The following coding sequences are from one Gossypium raimondii isolate GPD5lz chromosome 4, ASM2569854v1, whole genome shotgun sequence window:
- the LOC105780288 gene encoding calmodulin-binding transcription activator 5 isoform X2 → MPKSGTIVLFDRKMLRNFRKDGYNWKKKKDGKTIKEAHEHLKIGDKERIHVDYAHGEDNSTFVRRCYWLLDKSLEQIVLVHYRETNEVSLATHSNSSLLIDQSTPLLVTEEFDSGIANTYSEEPGESVNVRNHEMKLLEINTLEWDELLVANGANDSIASRGDNVSCFDQQNQMAVNDFSNYVSRTIS, encoded by the exons ATGCCGAAAA GTGGTACCATTGTATTGTTTGATCGAAAGATGCTGAGGAACTTTCGAAAAGATGGTTataattggaaaaagaaaaaggatgggaaGACTATTAAAGAAGCTCATGAACACTTAAAA ATTGGTGATAAAGAAAGGATTCATGTAGATTATGCACATGGTGAAGATAACTCAACCTTTGTTCGCAGGTGTTATTGGCTGCTAGATAA GTCTTTGGAGCAAATAGTTCTTGTTCATTATCGTGAAACAAATGAG GTTTCACTAGCCACACATTCAAATTCGAGTTTGTTAATAGATCAGTCTACTCCTTTGCTTGTTACAGAAGAGTTTGATTCTGGAATTGCTAATACATATTCTGAAG AACCAGGTGAGAGTGTTAATGTTAGAAATCATGAAATGAAGCTTCTTGAGATTAATACACTTGAATGGGATGAGCTTCTGGTGGCAAATGGTGCTAATGATTCGATTGCATCTAGAGGAG ACAATGTTTCTTGCTTTGACCAACAGAACCAAATGGCAGTAAATGACTTCTCAAATTATGTAAGCAGAACCATTTCATAG
- the LOC105780288 gene encoding calmodulin-binding transcription activator 5 isoform X1: MPKSGTIVLFDRKMLRNFRKDGYNWKKKKDGKTIKEAHEHLKIGDKERIHVDYAHGEDNSTFVRRCYWLLDKSLEQIVLVHYRETNEVSLATHSNSSLLIDQSTPLLVTEEFDSGIANTYSEEPGESVNVRNHEMKLLEINTLEWDELLVANGANDSIASRGGIVLVSSISSNTYLVAELFTYFGCDSRQCFLL; encoded by the exons ATGCCGAAAA GTGGTACCATTGTATTGTTTGATCGAAAGATGCTGAGGAACTTTCGAAAAGATGGTTataattggaaaaagaaaaaggatgggaaGACTATTAAAGAAGCTCATGAACACTTAAAA ATTGGTGATAAAGAAAGGATTCATGTAGATTATGCACATGGTGAAGATAACTCAACCTTTGTTCGCAGGTGTTATTGGCTGCTAGATAA GTCTTTGGAGCAAATAGTTCTTGTTCATTATCGTGAAACAAATGAG GTTTCACTAGCCACACATTCAAATTCGAGTTTGTTAATAGATCAGTCTACTCCTTTGCTTGTTACAGAAGAGTTTGATTCTGGAATTGCTAATACATATTCTGAAG AACCAGGTGAGAGTGTTAATGTTAGAAATCATGAAATGAAGCTTCTTGAGATTAATACACTTGAATGGGATGAGCTTCTGGTGGCAAATGGTGCTAATGATTCGATTGCATCTAGAGGAGGTATTGTATTAGTTTCCAGTATAAGCAGTAACACTTATTTAGTTGCTGAATTGTTCACATATTTTGGTTGTGATAGCAGACAATGTTTCTTGCTTTGA
- the LOC105780287 gene encoding UDP-glycosyltransferase 76B1 has translation MESQTETHRKQKKWLRLLLFPLPLQGHVSPMLQLANLLYSKGFSITIIHTCFISSPKYPSNNPHFTFHSIPNGLSKSECSDADNLVALVSILNANCADPFRDCLVKLLSEVSDEPVAGLISDSTWEFTDSIAKSLQLPRFVLRTNNISSFLALAALALLQEKGYLPIQESQEEKPVIELPPLKVKDIPVFKTQDQEGLHQTIAALVEQTKSYTGLIWNSFEELEHGSLTDFRHNFPVPIFPIGPLHKYFPVPSTSLLSQDQSAISWLNKQAPKSVIYVSFGSVANIEKSEFVEIAWGLANSEQPFLWVVRPGSVIGSEWLEPLPKGFMEEIKERGHIVKWAPQQEVLAHTAVGGFWTHSGWNSTLESICEGVPMICHPCFGDQRVNARYVSDVWRIGVHLENKVDRFEIAKVVRKLLVEAEGHEIRDRILQFKKMANQSTQQQGSSYRSLESLVSLILSSQSQRKL, from the exons ATGGAGAGCCAAACAGAGACTCATAGGAAGCAAAAGAAATGGCTGAGATTGTTGCTTTTTCCTTTGCCATTGCAAGGTCATGTAAGCCCAATGCTTCAGCTTGCAAATCTTTTATATTCTAAAGGCTTTTCAATCACTATAATCCACACTTGCTTCATCAGTTCTCCCAAATATCCTTCAAACAATCCCCACTTCACCTTCCATTCCATCCCCAACGGGTTATCCAAAAGTGAGTGCTCTGATGCCGATAATCTCGTAGCCCTTGTTTCGATCCTTAATGCGAATTGCGCCGATCCGTTTCGTGATTGCTTGGTTAAGTTATTATCTGAAGTTTCCGATGAGCCTGTTGCTGGTTTGATCTCGGATTCGACTTGGGAATTCACAGATTCCATCGCCAAAAGCCTTCAGTTACCTAGATTTGTGCTTCGGACTAATAACATATCGTCTTTCCTTGCTCTTGCTGCCTTAGCCCTTCTGCAAGAAAAGGGTTATCTCCCAATACAAG AATCACAAGAGGAGAAACCAGTTATTGAGCTTCCACCTCTTAAAGTCAAAGATATCCCAGTCTTCAAAACACAAGATCAAGAGGGTCTTCATCAAACAATTGCAGCTTTAGTGGAACAAACCAAGTCTTATACAGGCCTGATTTGGAACTCATTTGAAGAGCTTGAACACGGGTCGCTGACCGATTTCCGGCACAATTTTCCGGTCCCGATCTTCCCAATAGGTCCACTGCACAAGTATTTTCCAGTCCCTTCAACTAGCTTACTATCTCAAGATCAAAGCGCCATCTCATGGCTAAACAAACAAGCACCCAAATCTGTCATCTATGTAAGCTTTGGCAGTGTGGCAAACATTGAAAAGTCGGAATTTGTAGAAATAGCATGGGGTTTAGCTAACAGTGAGCAGCCTTTCTTGTGGGTGGTGAGACCAGGTTCAGTGATTGGCTCAGAATGGCTGGAACCATTACCAAAAGGGTTCATGGAAGAGATAAAAGAAAGAGGACACATTGTGAAATGGGCACCCCAACAAGAAGTGTTGGCTCACACTGCGGTCGGAGGGTTTTGGACTCACAGTGGATGGAACTCAACATTAGAGAGCATTTGTGAAGGCGTTCCAATGATTTGTCACCCTTGTTTTGGGGACCAAAGGGTTAACGCTAGATATGTTAGCGATGTTTGGAGGATTGGGGTTCATTTGGAGAATAAAGTTGATAGATTCGAGATTGCAAAGGTTGTCCGAAAGCTATTGGTCGAAGCTGAAGGCCATGAAATCCGAGATCGAATTCTTCAGTTTAAGAAGATGGCCAATCAATCTACACAGCAGCAAGGTTCTTCATATCGTTCTCTAGAAAGCTTGGTTAGCCTAATATTATCTTCCCAGTCACAAAGGAAATTGTAA
- the LOC105778947 gene encoding uncharacterized protein LOC105778947 — protein MRMSADYRQVNRLTVKNKYPLPRIDDLFNQFRGAFVFSKIYLRFGYHQLKQYLDQFVLVFIEDILIYSKTEDDHDDHLRVVLYILRDKKLYAKLSKSPLTNLLRENAPFVWTNEQQVTMDFVSGLPLTPTKKDFVWVIMDHLTKDPCFVSRFLKKFHKALDTQLGCSSTFHTQTTGQFDRMAPYETLYSRKCHTLLCWTKLGERRVLSLELVSYTENKVRLIRDRLKVSQWKKVIQFGRKGKLSPRRYRSDPSYIVSIEEIEVRPDLTFEEESEELNGTW, from the exons ATGAGGATGTCTGCGGATTACCGTCAGGTGAATAGATTGAcggtaaagaataagtacccacttcCGAGGATTGACGACTTATTCAATCAGTTTCGTGGGGCCTTTGTATTTTCTAAGATTTATCTTCGTTTTGGGTACCATCAACTTAAG CAGTATTTGGATCAGTTCGTTTTGGTTTTCATCGAAGATATTCTAATATACTCGAAGACAGAGGATGATCATGATGACCATCTTAGAGTAGTTTTGTATATACTTCGAGACAAAAAGCTTTACGCTAAGTTGagcaaat CTCCGTTAACTAATTTGTTGCGTGAAAATGCACCATTTGTGTGGACCAATGAGCAACAA GTAactatggacttcgttagtgggttgcctttaaCACCCACGAAGAAGGATTTTGTTTGGGTCATCATGGATCATTTGACCAA GGACCCATGTTTCGTTTCTCGGTTCttgaaaaaatttcataaagCTCTAGATACTCAGTTGGGCTGCAGTAGTACGTTCCATACTCAGACAACTGGACAATTTGATAGG atggcaccttacgagacTTTGTATAGTCGTAAGTGTCATACCCTTTTGTGTTGGACTAAGTTGGGCGAGAGACGGGTTTTGAGTCTTGAGTTGGTTTCTTATACTGAGAACAAGGTTAGACTGATTCGGGATCGTCTTAAG GTGTCTCAGTGGAAGAAGGTCATTCAGTTTGGACGTAAGGggaagttgagccctag GCGATATAGGTCTGACCCATCTTATATTGTTTctattgaggagattgaggtaaGACCGGATTTGACCTTTGAGGAAGAATCGGAGGAGTTGAATGGGACGTGGTAG